TCTTGTTGAACCATCATCTCCAGATTAGTTTAGATACCCCTTTagtctatttttcttctcataactCATATAATACCTGATGTTAAATGCTAATTTCATTAGCACCCTTCCTTGCCAACCATTCTCCTCCTAAAAAGAAGGGATTGCTCCTGTCTTGCTTGCTAGTTTATTGCCTTCTCTCAGCACATATTAGACACaaagtaatatattaataaatgaattgCATGCATGTAACAATTCATGTCTTCTAATAGTTTCAGCTGTGAATTCAACATGGAGGCAAATCAGTGCTCCCTGGTGGTGGAACCATCTTACCCAGACCTGGTCATCAATGTAGGAGAAGTGACCcttggagaagaaaacagaaacaagctgCAGAAAATTCAGAGAGACCAAGAGAAGGAGAGAGTTTTACAGGCTGCGTGTGCTTTATTAAACTCAGGAGGAGGAGTGATTCGGATGGCCAAGAAGGATGAGCATCTCGTGGACATGGGGCTGGATTTAGAAACGTCTTTGAGAGAGCTTATTCAGTCTTCAGATTTGCAGGCTTTCTTTGAGACCAAGCAACGAGGAAGgcgtttttacatttttgttaaatcTTGGAGCAGTGGCCTTTTACCTGAAGATGGCTCTGTCAAGCCCCGCCTTTGCAGCCTCCGTTCTTCATTACACCGTAGATCTCGGACATCTGCACTTCTCATGAACTCAAGAGAGGCATTCTGtttcctgaagaaaaagaaaaatgatgcaaaaatcttGGAAGAAGGACCTTTTCACAAAGTTCACAAGGGTATACACCAAGAGCTCCATAACTCGGATCCTGCTGACCCAATTTTCCAAAAAGACTATCTcgaatatggtgaaatcctgcctttTCCCGAGTCTCAATTAGTAGAGTTTAAACAGTTCTCTACAAAACACATCCAAGAATACGTAAAAAAGATAATTCCAGAATACATCTCTGCATTTGCAAACACTGATGGAGGCTATCTTTTTATTGGAGTGGATGATAAGAGTAAGAAAGTTCTGGGATGTGCAAAAGAAAATGTTGACCCTGACTCTTTGAGaaggaaaatagtaaaaacaatacACAAACTACCTTGTGTTCATTTTTGCCAACCCCAGTGCCAGATAACCTTCACACTCAAAATTGTGGATGTGTTAGCTAGGGGAGAGCTATATGGTTATGCTTGTATGATCAGAGTAGAGCCATTTTGCTGTGCAGTGTTCTCTGAAGCTCCCAATTCATGGATAGTGAAGGACAAGTACGTCTGCAGCCTGACAACTGAGAAATGGGTAGGCATGATGACAGACACAGATCCAGGTAAGAGGGAGAAagctcctccctccctgtccttTCTACATCCTTGGGACCTCCCATATTAAATTTTCCTTTGCTGCCTATGACTTTGAATATCTAACATCCACCAAACACTTTATTTTGAATCCCCAAGTATCCTActttttatacatgagaaaatttTGTTGGGTGATTACAAACCTAACTCACGTGTCTATAAGTGGCGATTTTCTACATTCGTAACtgaacagaaaattatttgagaatAGCCACCCTTGCAGTGGTGTACTGGAATGGCTCTTACTGGCTTTAGAATCAAttattaaattttcaggaatttttgaGGTAGTTGTTACATATAGTTATTACTAAAAATTAGGTTATATATACTTGCACCTAAGTAAATTGTATGAGAAACAAGTGTAATAAAT
This region of Piliocolobus tephrosceles isolate RC106 unplaced genomic scaffold, ASM277652v3 unscaffolded_37766, whole genome shotgun sequence genomic DNA includes:
- the LOC113223021 gene encoding schlafen family member 11-like, whose product is MSSNSFSCEFNMEANQCSLVVEPSYPDLVINVGEVTLGEENRNKLQKIQRDQEKERVLQAACALLNSGGGVIRMAKKDEHLVDMGLDLETSLRELIQSSDLQAFFETKQRGRRFYIFVKSWSSGLLPEDGSVKPRLCSLRSSLHRRSRTSALLMNSREAFCFLKKKKNDAKILEEGPFHKVHKGIHQELHNSDPADPIFQKDYLEYGEILPFPESQLVEFKQFSTKHIQEYVKKIIPEYISAFANTDGGYLFIGVDDKSKKVLGCAKENVDPDSLRRKIVKTIHKLPCVHFCQPQCQITFTLKIVDVLARGELYGYACMIRVEPFCCAVFSEAPNSWIVKDKYVCSLTTEKWVGMMTDTDPGKREKAPPSLSFLHPWDLPY